One genomic region from Yersinia canariae encodes:
- the pagP gene encoding lipid IV(A) palmitoyltransferase PagP has product MNYKHIVTACFFCSLWLGQAGAVLAESKSPPANTSSEQSNVSPADNSNLWQRLMRNISLAWDSPNQELYIPLNTWHNRWTYDDDKIESYNERPWGIGYGKYRYDEDNNWHAVYAMAFMDSHNEVEPIIGYGYQKMWIPGEMDGWRFGVGFTASITARHEYHYIPIPLPLPLISIEYNKFALQTTYIPGTYNNGNVLFTWMRWQF; this is encoded by the coding sequence ATGAATTATAAACATATTGTTACCGCGTGTTTTTTCTGTAGCCTATGGCTTGGCCAGGCTGGCGCGGTTCTGGCTGAGAGTAAATCTCCACCCGCCAATACTTCATCCGAACAATCGAATGTGTCGCCAGCAGATAACAGCAATCTGTGGCAACGCTTGATGCGCAATATCTCACTTGCGTGGGATTCACCCAATCAAGAGCTGTATATCCCGCTAAATACGTGGCACAACCGCTGGACCTATGATGACGACAAGATTGAGTCATACAATGAGCGCCCTTGGGGCATCGGCTACGGCAAGTATCGCTATGATGAGGATAACAACTGGCATGCCGTCTATGCGATGGCCTTTATGGACTCACACAATGAAGTCGAGCCAATTATAGGTTATGGCTATCAAAAAATGTGGATTCCGGGAGAGATGGATGGCTGGCGTTTTGGGGTCGGCTTTACGGCAAGCATTACCGCTCGCCATGAGTATCATTACATTCCAATTCCATTGCCTTTGCCGCTAATTTCTATTGAATATAATAAGTTTGCTCTACAAACCACCTATATTCCCGGCACTTATAATAACGGAAATGTATTGTTTACGTGGATGCGCTGGCAATTCTAA
- a CDS encoding DUF2627 domain-containing protein: MCGIFSKEVLSKDVSVEYRFSADPYLSASSSNDSSLSM, encoded by the coding sequence ATGTGTGGCATTTTCAGTAAAGAAGTTCTGAGTAAAGACGTTAGCGTTGAATACCGCTTCTCTGCCGATCCTTATCTTAGTGCCTCAAGCAGTAACGACTCTAGTTTGTCTATGTAA
- the cspE gene encoding transcription antiterminator/RNA stability regulator CspE — protein MAKIKGQVKWFNESKGFGFITPADGSKDVFVHFSAIQGNGFKTLAEGQNVEFEIQDGQKGPSAVNVTAI, from the coding sequence ATGGCAAAGATCAAAGGTCAAGTTAAGTGGTTCAACGAGTCTAAAGGTTTCGGTTTCATCACTCCAGCTGACGGCAGCAAAGATGTGTTTGTACACTTCTCTGCAATCCAGGGTAATGGCTTCAAAACCCTGGCTGAAGGCCAGAACGTAGAGTTCGAAATCCAAGACGGTCAGAAAGGTCCGTCTGCAGTAAACGTTACTGCAATCTAA
- the pgeF gene encoding peptidoglycan editing factor PgeF has translation MTDFSPQLSPITSIRHGFGNKSALMPDCLQPYQASQANKKQVHGTTIIDVTKPGQECGDADGLYTTQSGILLTVLTADCLPVIFSQRQGKGIAVVHAGWRGLLDGIILKMVERIARDDDPANWIAAIGPAARSCCYEVNEELVERFVNELPLAENIISPRFRHLNLAAIAEHQLRGAGIHQVDRVGSCTICTLAAHGGSDEKQHFKYTSFRRTSQQQAIDPTHPSIKGRNQYSGLIILP, from the coding sequence ATGACTGACTTTTCACCACAACTCAGCCCAATCACCTCTATTCGCCATGGTTTTGGCAATAAATCTGCCCTAATGCCTGACTGCCTCCAACCTTATCAAGCATCACAAGCCAATAAAAAACAGGTTCATGGCACCACGATTATTGATGTGACAAAGCCCGGGCAAGAGTGCGGTGATGCCGATGGCCTCTATACCACTCAATCTGGCATTCTATTAACCGTTCTGACGGCGGATTGCCTGCCGGTGATTTTCAGTCAACGGCAAGGAAAAGGGATTGCGGTGGTCCATGCTGGCTGGCGCGGTTTATTAGACGGTATTATCTTAAAGATGGTTGAACGCATAGCCCGCGATGATGATCCCGCCAATTGGATCGCCGCCATCGGTCCAGCCGCCCGCTCCTGCTGTTATGAAGTTAATGAAGAACTGGTGGAACGATTTGTTAACGAATTACCATTGGCCGAAAATATTATTTCGCCCCGTTTTCGCCACCTTAACTTAGCGGCTATCGCTGAACACCAGTTGCGCGGCGCGGGAATTCATCAAGTTGATAGAGTCGGCAGTTGTACAATATGTACCCTCGCCGCTCATGGTGGGAGTGATGAGAAACAGCACTTCAAATACACCAGCTTTCGCAGAACCAGCCAACAACAGGCTATTGACCCTACCCACCCAAGCATTAAAGGCCGTAATCAATATTCGGGATTAATTATCTTACCTTAG
- the ftsI gene encoding peptidoglycan glycosyltransferase FtsI yields MISKSKNDSTHFIRWRFGLLCSCILLSFLGLIARVAWLQIIEPEPLVKEEDMRSVRVVATPNTRGMITDRNGHPLAVSVPVEAIWADPATVLEKGGVTVSKRWQALAQELNMPLDQLNSRIHQNPNARFIYLARQVEPDVAEYIQRLKLPGIAIKEESRRFYPSGDIAANLVGFTNIDDQGIEGVEKSFNALLSGTAGSRVVRKDRFGRVVEDISSTDSHPGQNVQLSIDERLQAEASHALSHAVMFNKADSGSAVVIDINTGEVLAMANYPTFNPNNRADTPEENFRNRAISDIFEPGSTVKPMVVMTALQRQLVKPDAVLDTHPYILSGHLIKDVALYPALSLTGVLQKSSDVGVSRLALAMPASALMQTYTEFGLGQSTQLGLTGESSGLMPHRQRWSDLDRATFSFGYGLMVTPLQLARVYATIGSFGIYRPLSITKVDPPVLGQQVFPEVLVHQVEHMMESVALPGGGGVKAAVRGYRVAVKTGTAKKIGPNGQYIDKYVAYTAGVAPASQPRFALVVVINNPQGGKYYGGAVSAPVFSDIMGQILRTMNVEPDAIAVNVIRHS; encoded by the coding sequence GTGATTTCTAAATCAAAAAATGATTCTACTCACTTTATTCGTTGGCGCTTTGGCTTGCTGTGCAGCTGCATTCTACTGTCATTTTTGGGGCTGATAGCCAGGGTGGCGTGGTTGCAAATTATTGAACCTGAGCCCTTGGTAAAAGAAGAAGACATGCGCTCAGTGCGGGTGGTGGCGACACCGAATACGCGCGGTATGATTACAGATAGAAATGGGCACCCTCTGGCCGTCAGTGTGCCGGTTGAAGCCATCTGGGCTGACCCCGCAACCGTGTTGGAGAAAGGCGGCGTCACTGTTTCTAAACGCTGGCAGGCATTGGCGCAGGAGCTCAATATGCCACTCGACCAACTCAACAGCCGTATTCATCAAAACCCCAACGCCCGCTTTATCTATCTCGCCCGGCAAGTCGAACCGGATGTCGCTGAATATATCCAACGGCTGAAATTGCCCGGTATTGCTATAAAAGAGGAATCACGGCGCTTTTATCCTTCGGGGGATATTGCCGCGAATCTGGTGGGGTTTACCAATATTGATGATCAGGGTATTGAGGGAGTCGAAAAAAGTTTTAATGCACTCCTCAGCGGCACCGCCGGCAGTCGAGTCGTGCGTAAAGATCGCTTCGGCCGAGTTGTTGAAGATATCTCCTCGACGGATAGTCATCCGGGGCAAAATGTTCAACTCAGTATTGATGAGCGGCTACAGGCGGAAGCCTCTCATGCATTGAGTCATGCCGTGATGTTCAACAAGGCGGACTCCGGCTCAGCTGTGGTGATTGATATTAACACCGGCGAAGTGCTGGCGATGGCCAACTATCCAACCTTTAATCCGAATAATCGGGCTGACACCCCAGAAGAGAATTTTCGTAATCGGGCTATCAGCGATATTTTTGAACCGGGCTCAACAGTAAAACCGATGGTGGTGATGACAGCGCTACAGCGTCAGTTGGTCAAGCCAGATGCGGTGCTGGACACTCATCCCTATATATTGAGCGGGCACCTCATTAAAGATGTGGCGCTGTATCCTGCGCTGTCACTGACTGGTGTGCTGCAAAAGTCCAGTGATGTTGGGGTATCGCGACTGGCGCTGGCGATGCCGGCCTCTGCATTGATGCAAACCTACACAGAATTTGGCTTGGGCCAATCGACTCAGTTAGGGCTGACAGGAGAAAGCAGCGGCCTGATGCCCCATCGGCAGCGCTGGAGTGATTTAGACCGTGCGACTTTTTCGTTCGGTTATGGCCTGATGGTGACACCACTGCAACTGGCCCGAGTCTATGCCACCATCGGGAGCTTCGGTATTTATCGGCCATTGTCTATAACGAAGGTTGATCCGCCGGTATTGGGCCAGCAGGTGTTCCCTGAAGTGCTTGTGCACCAAGTGGAACATATGATGGAAAGTGTGGCATTGCCCGGCGGAGGTGGGGTGAAAGCAGCCGTGCGGGGCTATCGGGTGGCGGTTAAAACCGGGACGGCCAAGAAGATTGGGCCCAATGGCCAATATATTGATAAATATGTAGCTTATACTGCCGGTGTTGCTCCCGCCAGCCAACCTCGCTTTGCCTTAGTGGTGGTGATTAACAACCCTCAAGGTGGGAAATACTATGGTGGCGCAGTTTCAGCACCGGTATTTAGCGATATTATGGGGCAAATATTGCGAACCATGAATGTGGAGCCAGACGCTATTGCTGTCAATGTGATTCGGCATAGCTAA
- the rlmA gene encoding 23S rRNA (guanine(745)-N(1))-methyltransferase, with translation MSYQCPLCHQVLQQSQHQWRCSNNHQFDCAKEGYVNLMPVQHKGSKQPGDSPEMMQARRAFLDAGYYQPLQQRVCEILDKALLLDAAMLLDIGCGEGYYTAAVTDRLNRQRQMSIFGLDVAKVAVRYGAKRYPQVSFCVASSHRLPFASQSLDAVLRIYAPCKAAELARTVKPGGVVVTVAPGPRHLYQLKALIYAQVQLHDDTPEHLDGFDLVSSEKLAYEMKLTGKQSFNLLQMTPFAWRASIEIGQELAARQSFSCETDFVIAVHRRKEELESAELNSDVIEI, from the coding sequence ATGTCTTATCAGTGCCCCCTTTGTCATCAGGTCTTGCAGCAAAGCCAGCACCAGTGGCGTTGCAGCAATAACCACCAGTTTGATTGCGCCAAAGAGGGTTACGTCAATTTAATGCCGGTGCAGCATAAAGGGTCGAAACAGCCAGGGGATAGTCCAGAGATGATGCAGGCTCGGCGGGCTTTTCTGGATGCAGGTTATTATCAACCCTTACAGCAGCGGGTTTGTGAAATTCTGGATAAAGCGCTACTCCTCGATGCCGCCATGTTGCTGGATATCGGCTGCGGCGAGGGCTATTACACTGCTGCGGTAACTGACCGGTTAAATCGGCAGCGCCAAATGTCTATTTTCGGATTAGATGTTGCCAAAGTGGCCGTAAGATACGGCGCAAAGCGCTATCCGCAGGTGAGTTTTTGCGTGGCATCCAGCCACCGGTTGCCTTTTGCCAGCCAATCCCTTGATGCTGTATTGCGTATTTATGCCCCCTGCAAGGCCGCAGAGTTGGCGCGAACGGTGAAACCCGGTGGGGTTGTCGTCACTGTGGCTCCGGGGCCTCGTCATCTCTATCAATTAAAAGCGCTGATTTACGCCCAAGTACAACTTCACGACGATACACCAGAGCATCTGGACGGGTTTGATTTGGTTAGCAGTGAAAAATTGGCTTACGAAATGAAGTTAACCGGTAAGCAGAGCTTTAATTTATTGCAAATGACGCCTTTTGCCTGGCGCGCATCCATTGAAATCGGGCAAGAACTTGCCGCCCGGCAGTCTTTTTCCTGTGAAACAGATTTTGTTATCGCAGTACATCGTCGCAAAGAAGAACTTGAAAGTGCCGAGTTAAACAGTGACGTGATAGAAATATAA
- a CDS encoding PAS domain S-box protein, protein MALHPASFDDHIFRLLIEAVDDYAIYIIDAQGHILTWNNGAERNTGYSAEEVIGQSFELFYTPEDLATELPTKGLRHANQFGHYENQGWRVRKNGKRFWGNLTLSALHDSDNNLQGFVHVTRDLTDKWQRENALRKSEEQFRHLISEVEDYAIYMIDTHGRILTWNKGGERNEGYTSDEIIGEHFALLFTPEDISAGLPEKSLAKAVAEGNFQTEGWHVRKNGIRYWASVAINPMHDDSGKLLGFTKIVRDLTERRQREEALRISEERFRLMVDTVEDYAILMLDPWGRVTTWNHGAERNIGYASNEIIGQHFGCFFLPEDIAAGLPEKLLKTSASASRVESEGWLVRKDMTRYWAVTIITVIHDNNGKLLGYAKIIRDMSERKQREDALRASEIARYEEREQLHRVLSSIQEGIISLDTEGRVVLMNPKAEEMTGRSQNESCGLPIEEIFILWSPLQDKNQLVAINQCLSEGRHTLLPEGCQLLSSQGERQEIRCSASPIRDRDNLLIGAVVVFQDVTRARHEQRELQYQANHDMLTGLINRRRLEERLNQSISQLGKDEQHILCYVDLDYFKDVNDSAGHEAGDMVLRMVAQTMQQAVRENDIVARLGGDEFAIVLFNCQSKPATEVLEKVVADIASIQFHWHGQSYSFTASLGAVSLTRQTESAAQAMRQADIACYAAKHAGRNRLSLAL, encoded by the coding sequence ATGGCTTTGCATCCGGCATCATTTGACGATCACATCTTTCGGCTATTAATTGAAGCCGTAGATGACTACGCCATATATATCATTGATGCCCAAGGACATATCCTCACCTGGAATAATGGTGCCGAACGCAATACGGGGTATAGTGCCGAAGAAGTCATTGGTCAATCTTTCGAACTGTTTTATACCCCGGAAGACTTGGCCACTGAGTTACCCACCAAAGGTCTGCGCCACGCGAATCAGTTTGGTCATTATGAGAATCAGGGTTGGCGAGTTCGTAAAAATGGTAAACGTTTTTGGGGCAACCTCACCCTCAGTGCATTGCACGACTCAGACAATAATTTGCAAGGTTTTGTGCATGTTACCCGTGATTTGACAGATAAATGGCAGCGTGAAAATGCTTTGCGTAAAAGTGAAGAACAGTTTCGTCACCTGATCAGTGAAGTCGAAGATTACGCCATCTACATGATAGACACCCATGGCCGTATTCTGACCTGGAACAAAGGTGGGGAGCGCAATGAAGGCTATACCAGTGATGAAATCATTGGCGAACATTTTGCCCTACTGTTCACGCCAGAGGACATCTCGGCTGGCCTGCCAGAGAAATCACTGGCAAAAGCTGTTGCCGAGGGTAATTTCCAAACTGAAGGCTGGCATGTGCGTAAAAATGGTATCCGTTACTGGGCCAGCGTCGCTATTAACCCCATGCATGATGATAGTGGGAAGCTATTGGGATTTACCAAAATTGTCCGTGACTTAACTGAACGACGCCAGCGCGAAGAAGCATTACGCATCAGTGAAGAACGTTTTCGCCTAATGGTTGATACCGTTGAAGATTATGCCATTTTGATGCTTGACCCATGGGGCCGGGTCACCACCTGGAACCATGGCGCAGAACGTAATATTGGTTATGCCAGCAATGAAATCATCGGCCAGCATTTCGGTTGTTTCTTTTTACCTGAGGATATCGCCGCCGGCTTACCCGAGAAATTACTGAAAACCTCAGCTTCAGCCAGTCGGGTAGAAAGTGAGGGGTGGCTGGTTCGCAAAGATATGACTCGTTATTGGGCCGTCACCATTATCACTGTTATTCATGATAACAATGGCAAACTGCTGGGATATGCAAAAATAATCCGTGATATGAGTGAGCGAAAACAACGCGAAGATGCACTCCGTGCCAGCGAGATTGCCCGCTATGAAGAACGGGAGCAACTGCATCGGGTATTGTCATCCATTCAGGAGGGAATTATCTCTCTTGATACCGAAGGCCGTGTTGTATTAATGAATCCCAAAGCTGAAGAGATGACCGGGCGGAGCCAGAATGAGTCCTGCGGCCTACCCATAGAAGAAATCTTTATTTTGTGGTCTCCATTACAAGATAAAAATCAATTAGTTGCTATTAATCAGTGTTTGTCCGAAGGGCGTCATACCTTATTGCCAGAGGGCTGCCAACTGTTGTCGAGCCAAGGAGAACGCCAGGAAATTCGGTGTTCCGCCTCACCTATTCGCGATCGTGATAATTTGCTCATTGGTGCTGTGGTGGTATTCCAAGATGTCACCCGCGCCCGTCATGAGCAGCGAGAGCTGCAATATCAGGCCAATCACGACATGCTAACCGGTTTGATTAATCGACGGAGATTGGAAGAACGGCTAAATCAGTCCATCAGCCAACTGGGTAAAGATGAGCAGCATATCCTTTGTTATGTCGATTTAGACTACTTCAAGGATGTGAATGACAGTGCGGGTCACGAAGCTGGCGATATGGTGCTCAGAATGGTGGCTCAAACAATGCAACAAGCAGTCCGTGAAAATGACATCGTGGCGCGTTTAGGCGGTGATGAGTTCGCTATCGTGCTATTTAATTGCCAGAGTAAACCTGCAACTGAAGTGTTGGAAAAAGTGGTCGCCGACATAGCATCTATTCAGTTCCATTGGCACGGTCAATCCTATTCCTTTACCGCAAGTCTCGGGGCCGTGTCATTGACTCGACAAACTGAAAGCGCGGCACAAGCCATGCGCCAGGCCGATATTGCCTGTTATGCAGCAAAACATGCTGGCCGCAACCGCTTATCTCTCGCCCTGTAA
- a CDS encoding TonB-dependent receptor: MNETISTRVHQKRLAPRLLCVMIGAALGTLSASSWAAATAGTAVENVKKTSTATDAAKADESKKTDTITVVGTQDTFRAGGNDLIPTYLDGQVANGGRIGFLGQQDARNVPFNVISYTSKMIEDQQANSIADVVKNDASVQNVRGYGNPSQNYRIRGYNLDGDDISFGGLFGVLPRQIVSTSMVERVEVFKGANAFINGISPSGSGVGGMINLEPKRAGDTPLTRVTVDYGSSSQVGGALDVGRRYGDDDQFGVRVNVLHREGESAIHDQKERTTAVSTGLDYRGDRARTSLDVGYQKQTIHHMRTDVAIGGATVIPEPPSSTLNYGQSWVYTDMETTFGMLRSEYDVSQNWTVYGSVGASRNEETGQYGSPTLTSANNGDATISRLYVPYVADSVAGLGGIRGHFDTGPITHKVNLGYAANYRTAKSAWNMSNPADTNIYNPGVINFPPTTMGSTSQDPQLNSQVRASGLSLSDTLSMMDDKVSLMLGVRRQEVTIRNFDSGVPNSAGSLDAMKVTPIYGIMVKPWEKVSLYANHIEALGPGKSAPYQFNGKPVVNAGQIPGIIHSKQNEIGVKFDNQRYGGTLSLFEITRPTGMVDPATNAYGFYGEQRNRGVELNVFGEPVFGTRLLASATWLDPKLTKAADSANNGNDAVGVANYQLVFGGEYDIPVVEGLTATGTVVRSGSQYANEANTLKLKPWTRLDLGVRYTMPMKDTNLTWRANVENVTNERYWESVEDSGTYIYQGDPRALKLSVSMDF, encoded by the coding sequence ATGAATGAAACCATTTCCACACGCGTGCATCAGAAACGACTCGCGCCGCGTCTTTTGTGCGTCATGATCGGCGCCGCATTGGGCACATTGTCAGCATCTTCATGGGCTGCAGCAACGGCAGGGACTGCGGTTGAAAACGTCAAAAAAACCAGCACCGCAACTGACGCTGCGAAAGCGGATGAGAGCAAAAAAACCGATACCATTACCGTTGTCGGAACACAGGATACTTTCCGTGCCGGTGGCAATGATTTAATTCCGACCTATTTGGATGGTCAGGTGGCTAATGGCGGCCGTATCGGTTTCCTTGGGCAGCAAGATGCGCGTAACGTGCCATTTAACGTTATCAGCTATACCTCCAAAATGATTGAAGACCAGCAAGCTAACTCGATTGCTGATGTCGTCAAAAATGATGCTTCCGTGCAAAACGTTCGCGGTTACGGTAACCCATCACAGAACTATCGTATTCGCGGCTACAACCTTGATGGTGACGATATCTCATTTGGTGGCCTGTTTGGTGTTTTACCGCGCCAGATAGTGTCAACCAGCATGGTTGAGCGAGTCGAGGTCTTTAAAGGTGCCAATGCCTTCATTAACGGCATTTCGCCGAGTGGCAGCGGTGTTGGTGGGATGATTAACCTCGAACCTAAACGTGCGGGTGATACTCCGCTGACTCGCGTCACGGTAGATTATGGTTCATCTTCTCAAGTGGGTGGGGCGCTGGATGTCGGTCGCCGTTATGGTGATGATGATCAGTTCGGCGTGCGAGTGAATGTCCTGCACCGTGAAGGTGAGTCAGCTATTCATGATCAGAAAGAGCGCACGACCGCAGTCTCAACAGGATTGGATTACCGTGGTGATCGCGCCCGTACATCACTAGACGTGGGCTACCAGAAGCAAACTATTCATCATATGCGCACAGATGTTGCGATCGGCGGTGCAACCGTCATTCCTGAGCCCCCATCTTCAACCCTAAACTATGGGCAGTCGTGGGTATATACCGATATGGAAACCACCTTCGGTATGCTGCGCAGTGAATATGATGTTAGCCAGAACTGGACTGTTTATGGCTCCGTCGGTGCCAGTCGTAACGAAGAAACCGGTCAATATGGTTCACCGACACTGACCAGTGCTAATAATGGCGATGCGACTATTTCTCGCTTGTATGTGCCGTATGTGGCTGATTCTGTTGCCGGTTTAGGTGGCATTCGTGGCCACTTTGATACAGGCCCAATCACCCATAAAGTCAATCTGGGGTATGCGGCTAACTATCGTACGGCTAAATCAGCTTGGAATATGTCGAATCCCGCAGATACCAATATCTATAACCCTGGCGTGATTAACTTCCCTCCAACGACGATGGGGAGTACCAGTCAGGATCCTCAGTTAAATAGTCAGGTCCGTGCTTCTGGTCTTTCATTATCAGATACCTTATCAATGATGGATGACAAAGTGTCATTGATGCTGGGTGTGCGCCGTCAGGAAGTCACTATTCGTAACTTCGACAGTGGGGTGCCAAATAGCGCCGGTTCACTGGATGCGATGAAAGTGACACCGATTTACGGCATCATGGTGAAGCCGTGGGAGAAAGTCTCCCTGTATGCTAACCACATTGAAGCGTTAGGGCCGGGCAAGTCTGCACCTTATCAATTTAATGGTAAACCAGTGGTTAACGCCGGCCAGATCCCGGGCATTATTCATTCAAAACAGAATGAAATCGGCGTGAAGTTTGATAACCAGCGCTACGGTGGTACGTTGTCTCTGTTTGAAATCACCCGACCAACGGGCATGGTTGATCCAGCGACTAACGCCTATGGTTTCTATGGTGAACAGCGCAACCGTGGTGTTGAGCTAAACGTATTCGGTGAGCCGGTATTTGGTACCCGTCTGTTGGCGAGCGCGACCTGGTTGGATCCTAAACTGACCAAAGCGGCTGACAGCGCCAATAACGGCAATGATGCCGTGGGTGTTGCTAACTATCAGTTAGTGTTTGGCGGCGAATATGATATTCCTGTGGTTGAAGGCCTGACCGCAACCGGCACGGTGGTGCGCTCCGGTTCTCAATATGCCAACGAAGCTAATACATTGAAATTGAAACCTTGGACGCGTCTGGATCTGGGCGTGCGTTATACCATGCCAATGAAAGACACGAATCTGACCTGGCGCGCGAATGTTGAGAACGTGACCAACGAACGCTACTGGGAATCGGTTGAAGATTCTGGCACTTACATCTATCAGGGCGACCCACGAGCACTGAAATTATCAGTCTCAATGGATTTCTAA
- the mntP gene encoding manganese efflux pump MntP, protein MNLSATLILAFAMSMDAFAASIGKGASLHKPRFREAIRTGLIFGVIEAITPLIGWCIGLFASQYILEWDHWIAFSLLFILGCRMIFEGAKQQVEETEKMRSHSFWVLVMTAIATSLDAMAIGVGLAFLQVNIVHTAMAIGLATMIMATLGMLIGRYIGPLLGKRAEIMGGIVLIGIGFNILYEHIYRLA, encoded by the coding sequence ATGAATCTATCTGCAACACTCATTCTTGCTTTTGCTATGTCTATGGATGCTTTTGCTGCGTCTATTGGTAAAGGCGCCAGTCTACATAAGCCCCGTTTTAGAGAAGCTATCCGCACCGGTCTTATCTTTGGTGTGATAGAAGCTATTACCCCGTTGATTGGATGGTGCATTGGCCTGTTTGCCAGTCAATATATCTTGGAATGGGATCACTGGATTGCCTTTAGCCTGCTGTTCATTCTGGGTTGCCGGATGATTTTTGAAGGCGCAAAACAGCAAGTCGAAGAAACAGAAAAAATGCGCAGTCACAGTTTTTGGGTTTTAGTGATGACAGCCATAGCCACCAGCCTTGATGCCATGGCAATTGGTGTCGGTCTGGCGTTCTTGCAAGTAAACATTGTTCACACCGCCATGGCCATTGGGTTGGCCACCATGATAATGGCGACGCTGGGTATGCTAATTGGCCGCTATATTGGCCCACTGCTGGGTAAACGTGCTGAAATAATGGGCGGTATTGTGTTGATAGGTATCGGTTTTAATATCCTTTACGAGCACATCTATCGCCTCGCCTAA
- a CDS encoding DUF986 family protein, with protein sequence MSVTDLVLIVFIALLLAYAIYDEFIMNMMKGKTRLQIHLKRKNKIDCAIFVGLIAILVYNNVMANGEPLTTYLLVGLALIAFYISYIRWPKLLFKNTGFFYANAFIEYHRIKGMNLSEDGILVIDLEQRRLLIQVRQLDDLEKIYNFFVENQS encoded by the coding sequence ATGTCGGTTACTGATCTCGTTTTGATTGTTTTTATTGCCCTATTACTCGCTTATGCCATCTATGATGAATTCATCATGAATATGATGAAAGGCAAAACTCGGCTACAAATTCATCTCAAACGTAAAAACAAAATCGATTGTGCAATTTTTGTCGGTCTAATTGCTATTCTTGTTTACAATAATGTGATGGCGAATGGTGAACCCTTAACCACATATTTATTAGTGGGTTTAGCGCTAATTGCGTTTTATATCTCTTATATTCGCTGGCCAAAATTGTTGTTTAAAAATACAGGTTTCTTCTACGCTAATGCTTTTATTGAATATCACCGAATAAAAGGCATGAATTTATCGGAAGATGGGATCCTAGTGATTGATTTAGAGCAGCGCAGATTACTCATCCAAGTTCGGCAATTAGATGACTTAGAAAAAATTTATAATTTTTTCGTTGAAAATCAGTCATAA
- a CDS encoding PTS mannose transporter subunit IID, which translates to MVDTTTVDKTTTGEKKLTPADIRGVFIRSNLFQGSWNFERMQALGFCFSMVPAIRRLYPENSEERKQAIKRHLEFFNTQPFVAAPILGVTLAMEEQKANGAEIDDAAINGIKVGLMGPLAGVGDPIFWGTVRPVLAALGAGIAMSGSLLGPLLFFVLFNLVRLLTRYYGVAYGYSKGVNIVSDMDGGLLQKLTEGASILGLFVMGALVNKWTHVNIPVVVSKITNQNGETTVTTVQTILDQLMPGLVPLLLTFGCMWLLRRKVNALWIIMGFFAIGIFGYWIGFLAP; encoded by the coding sequence ATGGTTGATACAACGACTGTTGATAAAACAACTACTGGTGAAAAGAAACTCACGCCCGCCGATATCCGCGGGGTGTTTATCCGCTCTAACCTCTTCCAAGGGTCGTGGAACTTCGAACGTATGCAGGCGCTGGGTTTCTGCTTCTCAATGGTACCGGCAATTCGTCGCCTTTATCCAGAGAACTCGGAAGAGCGTAAGCAGGCAATCAAACGCCATTTGGAATTCTTCAACACCCAACCTTTCGTTGCAGCCCCGATTCTGGGTGTAACGCTGGCGATGGAAGAACAGAAAGCCAATGGTGCTGAGATTGACGATGCGGCAATTAACGGTATCAAAGTTGGTCTGATGGGGCCGCTGGCCGGTGTCGGTGACCCAATATTCTGGGGTACTGTGCGCCCGGTATTGGCAGCACTCGGCGCGGGTATCGCGATGAGCGGCAGTTTGCTCGGCCCGTTACTGTTCTTTGTTCTGTTTAACCTGGTACGTTTGCTGACCCGTTATTATGGTGTTGCTTACGGCTATTCAAAAGGCGTCAATATCGTCAGCGATATGGACGGTGGCCTGCTGCAAAAACTGACGGAAGGGGCGTCTATCCTCGGCCTGTTTGTTATGGGGGCCTTGGTTAACAAATGGACGCACGTCAACATACCGGTTGTGGTGTCCAAAATAACCAACCAGAACGGTGAAACCACGGTGACCACGGTGCAAACCATTCTGGATCAGTTGATGCCGGGTTTGGTACCATTACTGCTAACTTTCGGCTGTATGTGGCTGTTACGCCGTAAAGTTAACGCACTGTGGATTATTATGGGCTTCTTCGCCATCGGTATCTTCGGCTACTGGATTGGCTTCCTGGCACCATAA